Proteins from a single region of Oryza brachyantha chromosome 6, ObraRS2, whole genome shotgun sequence:
- the LOC102712369 gene encoding uncharacterized protein LOC102712369, with translation MATTTAYTLRLSPPPSPSPSPRRRRQQQQHHSPLFPQPRSRGAAATRAAASWAPVDCGDDGLGGWWLPGQQPAERGRREVDIGSAWSGRALAVGLGASAAIALAGMMWHLPSSRKCLQQFVHAPLHYVQEKLSTSESKETAKEDAGDTEQDIIDVSRTTLDEKIDSKNDDSRHIHMPTSGVCVSFRASVDPVHEEAFSILKKLQIIEKDASSSDFCTRREFARWFIKLYSKIERKRMHRIIPNILTSGSVRNAFDDIDADDPDFLYIQSLGESGIVSSKLSNFLGTSTNGSYSENENSNFLPDSYLSRFDLVNWKALVEHPRATEVDLKMLSKNVHILDLSAWPDVSLSILIDLMDGEQSIISKVFGNTRRLQPHKPVTKAQAAAALTTGRMEEVIRDELSRLEALNQSQLSVMSEIMDELINRGDMKQIWEDKMEKEQNREFAVEKHLQHVLQELANEKTDREKELAVLLKERTALEHQNQELVNLRSEIDDMYDRLAMERLEVMAEEKTLEKLSFDVSRKHQAISESKSYLEAEKEALTMLRSWVEEEAARVHERAEVLEKAVRRWRVPAD, from the exons atggccaccaccaccgcctacACGCTCCGcctctccccgccgccgtcgccctcgccctcgccgcggcggcggcggcagcagcagcagcaccactcCCCGCTCTTCCCCCAGCCCCGCAGCCGCGGGGCCGCCGCCACGAGGGCGGCCGCCAGCTGGGCCCCGGTGGactgcggcgacgacggcctcgGCGGCTGGTGGCTCCCCGGGCAGCAGCCGGCGGAGCGGGGGAGGAGGGAAG TGGATATTGGGAGTGCATGGTCCGGGAGAGCCCTCGCGGTTGGGCTCGGGGCTTCGGCGGCAATCGCCTTGGCGGGGATGATGTGGCACTTGCCGTCGTCGAGGAAGT GTCTGCAGCAATTTGTCCATGCCCCATTACACTATGTTCAAGAGAAGTTATCAACGTCGGAGTCAAAAGAGACAGCTAAGGAGGATGCAGGTGACACAGAGCAGGATATAATTGATGTTTCAAGGACAACTCTTGATGAGAAGATAGATTCAAAAAATGATGATTCAAGACACATCCACATGCCAACCAGTGGTGTATGTGTTTCTTTTAGAGCTTCTGTAGATCCAGTGCATGAGGAGGCTTTCTCTATATTGAAGAAGCTACAG ATAATTGAAAAAGATGCTAGCTCCAGCGACTTTTGTACTCGGAGGGAATTTGCAAGATGGTTTATTAAGTTGTACTCAAAGATAGAAAG GAAAAGGATGCATAGGATCATCCCCAATATATTAACTTCTGGTTCAGTCAGAAATGCCTTTGACGATATAGATGCTGATGACCCAGATTTCTTGTATATCCAAT CTTTAGGCGAATCTGGCATTGTATCCAGCAAGTTGTCGAACTTCTTGGGAACATCAACAAATGGCTCTTATAGTGAAAATGAAAATTCTAACTTCCTGCCTGACAG TTATCTATCACGTTTTGATCTTGTTAATTGGAAAGCTCTAGTGGAGCATCCACGTGCAACTGAAGTAGACCTGAAG ATGCTGAGTAAAAATGTTCACATTTTGGATCTGAGCGCTTGGCCAGATGTATCATTATCCATACTTATAGATTTGATGGATGGCGAACAGAGCATCATCAGCAAAGTTTTTG GAAACACTAGACGCCTTCAACCACATAAACCTGTCACAAAAGCACAAGCAGCTGCTGCACTGACCACTGGCCGAATGGAAGAAGTAATACGTGATGAGTTGAGCAGACTAGAAGCTCTAAATCAATCCCAGCTTTCTGTTATGAGTGAAATAATGGACGAGTTAATTAATAGGGGAGATATGAAACAAATTTGGGAGGATAAGATGGAAAAGGAGCAAAACCGTGAGTTTGCAGTTGAAAAGCACCTTCAACATGTGCTGCAAGAACTTGCAAATGAGAAAACTGATAGAGAAAAAGAACTTGCGGTCTTATTGAAAGAGAGAACAGCTCTAGAACATCAGAATCAGGAACTTGTGAATTTGAGGTCAGAGATTGATGACATGTATGATAGACTAGCCATGGAAAGGCTAGAGGTCATGGCAGAGGAAAAAACCCTGGAAAAGCTCTCATTTGATGTGAGTAGGAAGCATCAAGCTATTTCTGAATCTAAATCTTATCTTGAAGCTGAGAAGGAAGCTCTTACTATGCTAAG GTCTTGGgtggaagaagaagcagcacgTGTACATGAACGAGCTGAAGTACTCGAGAAGGCTGTAAGGAGATGGCGAGTCCCAGCTGACTAA